A genomic segment from Antedon mediterranea chromosome 6, ecAntMedi1.1, whole genome shotgun sequence encodes:
- the LOC140052507 gene encoding uncharacterized protein, translated as MWCWRKLLGIPWTARRTNESVRHEIGKKGTLIESIIKQKLQYFEHIARRDGDSMEKIIMFGKVEGKRKRGRQRLRWIDGISGATNRPIIKCYNEAQDRQEWRHLRMVTSTQI; from the coding sequence AGCTTCTAGGTATTCCATGGACTGCCAGAAGAACTAATGAAAGTGTAAGGCACGAAATAGGCAAGAAAGGCACATTAATCGAATCTATTATCAAACAAAAACTACAATACTTTGAACATATTGCCAGACGGGATGGAGATAGTATGGAGAAAATTATTATGTTTGGGAAAGTTGAGGGGAAACGAAAAAGAGGAAGACAGAGACTCAGATGGATTGATGGTATAAGTGGTGCTACAAACCGACCAATAATCAAGTGCTACAATGAAGCTCAAGATCGGCAAGAATGGAGACACCTCAGAATGGTCACGAGTACTCAGATATGA